The DNA window AGCACGGCGTCATCGGGCTGATGCGCGCATTCGCGGTCGAGCTGGGACCTCAGCTGATCCGCGTCAACTCGGTGCTGCCCAGCCAGGTCAGCACCACGATGGTGATGAACGACCAGACCTACCGGCTCTTCCGCCCGGACCTGCCCGCCCCCGGCCCCGAGGACTTCGCCCCCATCTCCCAGATGATGCACACGCTGCCCGTGCCCTGGCTGGAACCCGTGGACATCAGCAACGCCGTCCTCTTCCTCGCCTCTGACGAATCACGTTATGTCACTGGCGTTTCCTTGCCCGTCGACGCGGGCGCTTTGCTCAAGTAGGCACAACAAAACTGGAGAGAAATCATGCCGGAATACGACTACGAAAAGATGAAGAAGGAAGCCGAGCAGTACATCAAGTTCGAGAAGGACAAGAAGAACCGGATCGCATACATCACGTTCAATCGCCCCGAAGAGCTCAACTCGACCACCTTGGGCATGCGGCAGAACTACGCCGACCTGATCCACAAGTGCAACGTGGACGACGACGTCAAGGTCGTGGTGATCCGCGGCGAGGGACAGGATTTCGGTAGCGGCGGAGACCTGCCGGAACAGCGCGGAATGCTGGAAAACCCCGGCATGCCGCTGCTGCACGAACTGGCCATCAACGACGAGGACGTCAAGTACCCGCCGGGCGGGTCGTATCGCTACCTGTCCACTGTTACCGACTTCTACGCCAAGGCCCGCGCCGGCAACCGGCCGCTGCAGGAGCTGCGCAAGATCAGCATCATCGAGGCCAAGGGCTACTGCTATGGCTGGCACTTCTACCAGGCCGGCGACGCCGACCTGGTGGTGGCCTCCGACGACGCGCTGTTCGGGCACCCCGCGTTCCGCTACGTGGGTTGGGGCCCCCGGCTGTGGTGGTGGGCCGAGACGATGGGCCTGCGCAAGTTCTCCGAGATGCTGTTCACCGGCAGGCCGTTCAGCGCCAAGGAGATGTACGAGTGCGGCTTCGTCAACAGCGTGGTGCCCCGGGACAAGCTCGAGGACGAGACGCTGAAGTACGCGATGGCGTGCTCGCGCTCCCGTCCGACCGACACCGTCGCCGTGCAGAAGACGTTCCTGGAGCTCTACAAGCAGCACAAGGGCGAGTACTTCGGCAGCCTGCTCACCGGGATGGTGGAGGGGATGCTGCCGATGATCGCCAACGACGCGGAAGAGGTCGACCTGACCGCGGGCACCTTCGAGAAGGGCCTGAACAACGTGGTCAAGGACAACGACATGAACTTCCCGCCGGAGTGGCGCCTGAGCCGCTCGGGGCGCCAGAAGCCCTGACCTTCTCGCGGGTGCAGGCATGTCGGCGCTGAGCGGTCTCCGCGTCGTCGAACTGGCCGACTCCGTCGCGGGCGAGTACTGCGGAAAGCTGTTGGCCGACTTCGGCGCCGAGGTGATCAAGGTCGAACCCCCCGGGTGCGGCAGTCGCACCCGGGCGATGGCCCCCGTCATCGGCGCCGGCCCCGAGGGCAGCGGGCTCTTCGCCTACCTCAACACCAACAAGCAGTCCGTCGTGCTGGACACCGGGCGGGTAGACCGGCTCATCGGCACCGCCGACGCGGTGATCGAGGACCGCGCCACCGACTGGTCCGCGCGGTATCCGGGCGTGGTGTTCTGCTCGATCACCCCGTTCGGCAGCGGGATGCCCACCGAATTCGACAACGCCAAGAGCATCAACGTCTTTCACGCCAGCGGCTGGGGGTATCACACCCCCAGCCATGCCGACCCCGGCAAGCCGCCGCTGCAGGGACCCGGCCGCTTCCTGGCCGACTACGAAGCGGGGCTGGACGCGGCGCTGTGCATCGCGGCGTCGCTGTTCGGCCGACTGCACACCGGGCGGGGGGAGGCCATCGACATCTCGCAGCAGGCGGTGCTGGTGTCGCGGGCCGACTGCATCCTGGGGCGGCTCGTCACCGGGGAGGTGCCGGCCGAAGGCGACCGCGGTGACTACGACCAGGCGGGGCCGGCATCGTTTTTCGCCTGCGCCGACGGCTTCGTCTACCTCTACATGACCAGTCGTGCCCACTGGACCGGCGTGAAACAGCTGCTGGGCCAACCGGACTGGCTCGACGCCTTCGACGACGACTGGCTGGAGTTCTCCGTCACCGCGGACAAGGTCGCCGAGTTCCAGCGGGGCTTCTCCGCCTGGGTACGGCATCTGGGCAAAGACGACGCGGCCGATGCGGCCCAGCGGCTGGGCGTCCCGCTGGTCCCGGTCAACGGCGCCGCGGATCTGCACCGCTCACCGCAGTACCGCCACCGCCACTTCTTCCAGCGAGTGCACCACCCCGTGCTGGGCGACGCCGAATACCCGACCGTGCCGTACGCGCTGGGCGCCTCGCCGGCGGTCATCACCACCGCAGCGCCGCTGCTGGGCCAGCACACCGCCTCGGTGCTCGAGCGCCTGGATGCGCCGCGCCCGGGTCCGGCGGTCCGGTCGGCCCAGCCCAAACCGTCTCGGGCGTCCCGTGGCGGCCCGCTGGCGGGGGTGCGCGTCGTCGAGCTCACCAAGGTGTGGGCGGGCCCCTACGCGGGAAAGCTGCTGGCGCTGCTGGGCGCCGAGGTGATCAAGGTCGAAACCGCGGGCAGCCCGGAGGAGATGCGCGCCTACGGCGGCACCGACATCAACCACGCGCCCTTCTTCCTGAGCATCAACCCGGAGATCCTCAGCGTCGACCTGGACATCAAGTCGGCCGAGGGCATGGCGCGCCTGCGCGAGCTGATCGCATGCAGCGACGTCGTCGTCAACAACCTGCGCCCGGGCGCGATGGAACGTCAGCGCCTGGGGTACCGGGAGCTCGCGGCGATCAAGCCCGACATCATCTCGGTGTCGATCAAGATGTGGGGCAACGAGGGGCCGCTGGGTCATCAGACCGGCTACGCCCCCTGCTTCGCCGCCCTGGCCGGGATCGCCTCGCTGGTCGGCTATCCCGGCGGCCCGCCGCTGGGAACGAGCATGCGCTACGGGGACTCCACCGTCGGTGCGGCCGCCGCCTACGCCGCCGTCGTGGCGTTGCTGCACCGCGAGTTCAGCGGGGAAGGCCAGTTCGTCGACGTGTCGGCGGTGGAGACCCTGTCCACGATGATCGGGGACAGCCTGGTGGCGCAAACCCTCACCGGAAATCCGCTCGGTCCCATGGGTAATCGCCACCCCGACATGTGCCCCCACGGCTGTTACCCCTGCTCGGACGGCGGCTGGGTCGCCGTGGCCGTCGCCGGTGACGCCGAATGGCGGCGGTTGTGCGCGGTGCTCGACGCCACCGCGCTGGCCGGCGATCCCCGCTACGCCACGACCGCCGCGCGGCAGCGCCACGCCGAAGCGCTCGACGCCGCCCTGACAGACCTGACCCGGCTCCACGACGCCGAAGGGCTCGCGCACCGGCTGCGGGCGGCGGGGGTCCCGGCGACCAAGAGCGCCACCGCGCTCGACGTGATCGCCGACCAGGGGCTCTGGGACCGCGAACTGTATCGCTTCGTCAGCGATCACCGCGAGGGGCAGCGCCCGATCGTGGGAGCCTCGTGGCGCCTGGCGCGGTCTCCGGCCCTGGTCGCCCGTGGCGCGCCGGACCTGGGCGAGGACACCGATTACGTGCTCGGAGCGATACTGGGCGCCGGGTCGCGAACCGGAGGGGCGGACAGAACATGACAACGACACTCGCGGGCACCGCGGCCCTGGTCACCGGTGCCAGCAGCGGGATCGGCGCCGCGACCGCGAGGTCGCTGGCCGCCCAGGGCGCCGCGGTGGCCCTGGTCGCGCGCCGCGGCGACCGGCTGGCCGAGCTGCAGAACGAGATCGAATCCGCGGGCGGTACGGCGCTGGTCGTGCCCGCCGACGTCACCGACGCCGATCAGGTCGCGGACGCGGTGCGACGCACGGTCGCCGAGCTGGGACGGATCGACATCCTGGTCAACAATGCCGGCATGATGCAGTCCGGGCCCGCAGCCGAGGCGCCGCTGCAGGACTGGGACGCGATGGTCTCGGTCAACGTGCGGGGCGTCCTGTACGCCACTCGTGCGGCGCTGCCGCACCTGATCGACGCGGCCGCCGACTCGCCGCGCGGCGTCGCCGACCTGGTGACCATCAGCTCCACCGCCGGCTGGGTGGCCCGGCCGGGAACGGCGGTGTATTCGCTCACCAAGTTCGGGGTCAACGCCTTCAGCGAGGGCATCCGACAGGAGTTGATCGGCCAGCACGTCCGCGTCGGCGTGGTGGGCCCGGGAACGGTGGACACCGAGATCTTCGACCACCTGGCCGCGTCGTCGCGGGAGGCGTTCGAGCGCCGGACCGCCGGCATGGTCAAATTGCGGCCCGACGACATCGCCGACGCGGTGCTCTACATGGTCACCCGCGACCGCCGAGTTGCCGTCAACCACATGCTGGTTCGTGCGGCCGAACAAACCTGGTGACCGGGCAGTGGACGGCCGGTGACCGCTACGGGCTGGCGTTTCCCGCCGACCCGGCGACGTTGCACAGCGGCGCCGCCGGGTTCCTCACCGACGCGCTGCGCCGTTCCGGTGTCCTGGGGGCTGACAACCGCGTGACCCGGATCGCCCGGTTCGAGCCGGTCGCGGCGGGAAGCACGGGACGCAAAGTCGTCCTCACGGTCGAATACGACCGGGCTGCTCCGGAGCTGCACACCGACCTGTTCGTCAAGTTCTCCCGCGATTTCGACAACCCCACGCGCGATCTCGGCAGGACGCAGATGGATGCCGAGGTGCGGTTCGCCGGTCTGTCCCAGTTGGCGAAATTCCCCATCGCGGTACCGAGCGTCCTGTTCGCCGACTATCACCGGGAGACCGGCACCGGTCTGCTGATCACCGAGCGAATCCTGTTCGGCACCAACGGGATCGAACCGCACTATCAGAAGTGCCTGGACTACGACATGCCCGAGCCGCTCGAGCACTACCGCGCGCTGCTGACCGCGCTGGCCCGGCTGGCGGGCACCCACCGCTCAGGGCGGCTGCCGGCCGACCTGGCCACCGACTTCCCGCTGGACGTCGCGGGCGCGACCGTGGGGGAGCGGGCCCCGCTGTCCCCGGAGAAGCTCGACAAGCGCGTCACCCGTCTCGCCGATTTCGTCGCCGCAAACCCCGGACTGATGCCGACGGGTGTTCACGCGCCGGAATTCCTCGACCGCCTGCGCACCGAGGTGCCGCTGGTGGCCCGCCACGCGGACGCGGTCGAGCAGTCGCTGGCCGCCGACGCCGACTATGTGGCGCTGTGCCACTGGAACGCCAACGTCGACAACGCCTGGTTCTGGCGCGACAGCCCGGACGGCCGGGGTGCCCTGCGCTGCGGCTTGATGGACTGGGGATGCGTCAGCCAGATGAACGTGGGCATGGCCCTGTGGGGCGCCCTGTCCGGCGCCGAAACAGGTTTGTGGGACAAGCATTTCGACGAGCTGCTGCACGTGTTCGTCACGGAGTTTCGCCGCTGCGGTGGGCCGCCCCTGGATCCGGACCGGTTGCGCCGCCACACGGTGCTCTACGCCGCGGTGATGGGGGTCGCCTGGCTACTGGACGTGCCGGCGTTGCTGCTCAGCCGATTCGGCGACGCGCTGCCCGGCAACCGCACCGATCCCCGCATCCGAGACGACGAGAGCGTGCGCGCACCGCTGCAGATGCTGACGAACCTGCTGACCGTGTGGGAGCGACATCGCGTAGGGGAGCTGCTGGACGACGCCCAACTTGGTGCATTCGCTGCAGTACGCCCGCGCGGTGGCTAAACTCGTCGCGAGTGAGGTTAGCGTTGTGTTCAAGCTCAGTGCGTCCGCAGTAATTACCGCTTTCTGTGCCGTCGCAGTGGCAGCACCGGCGCATGCCGATGGCGACTACATCGTGATGGCGGGATCGGACTCCACCCACACCTTCGAAACCACGGTGGGCGGTAGCCTTGCCAGCCTGGACCATGTCGAGGCGTATGCGTTGAACCAGTGCGCCACACGCCACGGCGCGACCGACTGCCGCATCCTTGTCGCGGGCGAGGGCGGGTGCGTGGCCCTCTCCGATGACGGTCCGAAGTTGCTCGGCGCCTGGGGCGCCACCCGTGAGGATGCCATCGCCGCGGTGGTGGCCAAGGTAGGGCGGCCGGGGGCGACCGCGGACAACGCTTACTGCGTCGGCGACCCGGGCCTCGGCGGCGGCCCATCCGGAGGTTCGTTCTGGACCACACAGTAGCGGCGGGGAATAGTGCCTGGGTCCGCACTCGTCGCGAACCGTCCCGGGTTTTATGCGCACCCTGTTTTGCGTCTGACTTCGCGATAGAGATCGGTGTGTCGATCAGACGACATCCGACGGGTTCTCCGAGCTCTCTTGGAGGATCTGATCATGTCCGAAGCAAACTCTGGTGGCGACCGCTCGCACCGTCGCCCGAAGCGGTTCTTGAGCCCGTCGCAGAAGTACGAGATATGGCTGCAGCTGGTACGCCAGGAGGTGACGATCGCCGAGGCCGCCGCCAACCATCAGGTGGATCGCACGACGATCATGCGCATCCGCACGATCGCCAAGGAAGGTGCGCTGGCCGCGCTGGCGGCAGCCAAGCCAGGCGCGGCGGCCCGCCAACGCGACTACGAACTCGATGCCGCCAAGGCCGAGAACGCGCGGCTGTCCGAGGCACTCAAGGAGATGGCCGTGCGGCTGACGTTGGTCGAGGGAAAAGGGCGCTGGGGCTAAGTGGCCGAGTCCCACACCGTGTCGACGTGGCCACCAAGACGGCGCTGTTGGGCTTGCTCGACCAGGCGGTCGATGAAGGTTGGACACTGCGCCAGGCATGCCATGCGTTGGAGCTCGGCGAGCTGCGGGCACATCGCTGGATCGCTCGCCGAGCGATCGGCCAGCTGGTCGACAAGATCCCTGGTGGGTCGCCCATGCATGGGCTGCTCGACGAAGAAGTCAGCGAGATCTTGGCGTTGTTCGACCAGTGGGGCGAGACCGACCGCTCGCACCGCAAGCTTGCTCACCGCGGCTCTTATCTGGGCCGGGTATGGGTGTCACCGTCGAGTGTTCGTCGGGTCCTGTTCTTGGCGGACAAGCACTTTCGACCACTTCCCAAGCCTGGACGTTCTCAACGCAAGCCCTTCCCGGATTGGGTGGACTACAAGCCGAACTCGATCTGGATTTACGATACGACGCACTTCACCAGGGCGGGGATGGCAGTGTTGATCATTCAGGATTTGGTCTCGCGCAAGTGGATCACCGAGGTCGTCTCCGCTGAGGAAACCTCCACCCAGGTCGAGATCGGGTTCACCGACGCGCTCGACATCGAGGGACTCCTGCAGGCCGTTGAGCGACGCGCCGACGGCCTGGTCGATATCGGCATCGACGACCAGGCCCGGCCGATCCTGCTCGCGGTGTCCGATAACGGTCCCCAGATGACGTCGGGCTCGACGCGGGAGTTCATGGCCATGTCTGCGATCGCCCAGCACTTCGGACGCCCCGGAACGCCGACCGATCAAGCCTGGATCGAGAGTTTCAACGGGCACCTCAAGGCCGAGTTCCCGCACCTGCTCGCGATCGAGGACCCCGCCACCCTGCGCGCCGAACTTGCCGTCACCCGCCAATTCTGGAACGGAGTCCGGTTGCACGCCGGCATCGGCTATGTCACGCCCAACGACGAACACGAAGGACGAGGGGAGGCCATCCGCAAAGCACGCCAAGCCGGGCTCGAATCCGCCCGCAACCGCCGACTTGCCTGGCACCGCCAGCAAAGGCACACTCAACCCATACAGGATCCCGACGATGTTGTCTGATCAAACGCGAATGTCTATCGCAAAGTCAGAAACACCTCACACCGTCCTTTGAGGGAAGGATGGCGCGATGGCGATCAGGTACGACGAGAACACCGAGGCCAGGCGGTGCGAGTGGTTTGCGAGCACCGCGATGACTATGACTCGGAGTGGGCGGCGATGCGCGCGATCTCGGGCCGACTGGGGATGAGCGCGGAGACGCTGCGCAAGTGGTTGCGGCAGGCCGAGGTCGACGCCGGTGAGGCGGCGGGGGTATCAAGTGAAGAGAAGCGGGAGCTGCGTGAGCTGCGCCGCAAGAACCGCGAGCTTGAGCAAACGGTCGACATACTTAAAGCCGCGACACATTTCTTCACGCGGGAGTGCGACCCGCGACACCGCTGATCTGTGGGTTCATCGACGAGCATAAAGTCGCCAACGGGGTCGCACCGATCTGCCGCGCGCTGGCCATACACGGCGTGCAGACCGCCCCACGCACCTATTGGGCGCAGCGCTTGGCCGCACCGTCGAAACGGGCCCTGTGGGACACCACGATCACCGAGATCCTGGCCGGCTACTTTGAACCCGGCACCGAGGGCAAGCGCCCGCCAGAATCGCTGTACGGCAGTTTGAAGATGTGGGCGCACCTGCAGCGTCAAGGCATTCCGGTGGCTCGCTGCACGGTGGAAAAGATCATGCGGCGCAACGGCTGGTGCGGGGTGACCCGGGCTCGGCGCCCGCCGCGCACCACCGAGCCCGACTCGACCGCAAACCCGGCGCCGGACCTGGTCGGGCGGCGGTGGCGGGTGGCCGCGCGGAACTTGCTGGAACTGGCAGACTTCACCTACGTGGCGATGACCGGCGGGTTCGGCTACACCGCGTTCGTGATCGACGCCTATGCCGGGTTGATTCCGGGCTGGGAGTGCTCGCTGCGAAAAGACACCGGCTTCGTTGAACGCGCGCTACGTCACGCCACGGCTTTCCGCGCCCGCCAAGGCCATCCATTCGATGATACGATCCATCGCAGCGATGCCGGACGTCACTATACTGCAATACATTTCGGTGATTCGCTGATGTTGGCCGGGCTCAAGTTGTCGATCGGGACCGTCGGGGACGTTCTGGACAACGGATTGGCCGAAACCACAATCGGGCTATACAAACCGAGTGCATGCGCGAGGGTTCGCCGTTACGCAGCGGGCCTATCGACACCCTGGGCGACCTGGAGAACATCACCTCGGCGTGGGTGAGCTGGTACACGAGCGCAGGCTCATGCACCGCCTTGGCCGGCGCCCACCCGCAGAAGCTGAGGCCGAGTACTACACACGCCTCTTGCCAAGGTGATCAGGGCGCTTGTGCCTCAATGGGTTTCGTCGATCCCTCCCATCCGCCAAGCATGCTCCGGCCCTCGGTGCCGTCAAGCAAACTGCGCTTGACAGCACCTGCAGGCCCGTGCGCGTTAAAGGCGGCGGGACTCGGGTCCCAGGAAAATGGATCATGGGGTAGCTGACCGCGTTGGTGCATTTAAATTTAGGTACTTCGCTCACCGTCAGATCGGACACCCGGTCACACAAAACGAGGTGTGCATCAAACCCGGGATGCTCCATGACGGGATCTTCGAGATCGGTGAACTCAAGGCATCCGGCCTGGACTGTCATCCGCTAACTATCGGGTATGTCCGCTTGGGGCGCCAGCCCTCGTCCATCGTCTTCGTCTTCGTCTGGACGGAGGAGTTTTTCGGGGTGCCAGTAGGTGTTTTTTCGGGGTTGGCCGCGGTCGAGGTGTGGGGGTGGGATCCATTCGGTGTCGCCGTTGGTGTTTTTGCGGGTGGTCCAGCCGCGGGGTTGTAGGAGGCGGTGGTGGGGGCCGCAGGCGAAGGTGAGGTCGTCGATGTCGGTGCATCGACAGGTGGCCCAGTCGGTGACGTGGTGGACTTCGCTGTAGTAGCCGCCCACGGTGCAGCCGGGGGCTGAGCAGCCGCGGTCTTTGGCGTAGAGCACGATTCTTTGCGCGGGGGAGGCCAGGCGTTTGGTGTGGTAGAGGGCCAGGGTTTTGCCTTTGTCGAAGATCGCCAGGTAGTGATGGGCGTGGCGGGCCAGGCGGATGACATCGCTCATGGGCAAGATGGTGCCCCCGCCGGTCAGGGCGCATCCGGCGGCGGCTTCGAGTTCGGCCAGGGTGGTGGTGGCGATGATGGCGGCCGGAAGCCCGTTGTGTTGGCCCAGCTTCCCGGAGGCCAGGATCGCGCGGAGTGCGGCGAGCAGGCCGTCGTGCTGGCGTTGGGCGGGCCCGCGGGCATCTTTGTCGATGGCGTCCTGGGTGGGGGTGCCGTCGATGCAGGGGTGCTCGTCGAGGGGGTTGCACATGCCCGGGGCGGCCAGTTTGGCCCACAGGGCTTCGATCGTGGCGCGCAGTTCGGGGGTGATCCAGCCGCTCAGGTGTGACATCTTGTCGGGGCCCTGGGCGCCCAGGATCAGCCCGCGCCGCCGGGCCCGGTCCTCGTCGGTGTAGTTGCCGTCGGGGTTGAGGGCGTTGTCGAGTTGCTCGGCGAGCCCGCTGAGTTGTTCGGGGCGGATTCGGGTGCCGTGGCGGGCCAGGTCGGCTTCGGCGCGTTCGCGGGTGGGCTGGTCGACCCAGCCGGGCAGCTGATGGCAGAAGCGGCGGATCACCGCGACGTGCTCGGGTCCGAGCGTGCCCTGGCGCTGACGCAACGCGGTCTCGGCCAACACCGGGGGCAGGGGTTGGCCGGTCAGCCCGTGTCGCTCGCCTAGGGCGTGTCTCCCAATTTTTCGACTGTTGACCAGCCAGGATTGGCTGGTGACGCGGATTGGTGTGATTTCTGACGAGTTCTGGGCGGTGGTTGAGCCGTTGATGCCTTCGCATGAGGGCAAGCGGGGCCGGAGGTTTGGTGATCACCGGTTGATTTTGGAGGGGATTGCCTGGCGGTTTCGCACGGGATGCCCGTGGCGGGACCTGCCCGCTGATTTCGGGCCATGGAAAACGGTGTGGAAGCGTCATCACCGATGGTCGCTGGATGGCACCTATGACGTGATGTTTGCTCAGGTGGCGCACGCCTTCGGGTTCGACGCCGAGATGGCCGGCGATATCGAGAAGCTGTTGTCGGTGGATTCGACGAACGTACGGGCGCATCAACATTCGGCGGGTGCCCGGTCGGACACGCTGGCAAAAGGGGGCCCTGTCGAATTACAAGAAATCCGCCGATGAACCCGACGACCATGCAATTGGGCGTTCGCGAGGCGGGCTGACCACCAAGATCCACACCCTGACCGATCAGCGCGAAGCTGTTGTCGCGGTCCGGTTGACCGCTGGCCAGGCCGGCGACAATCCGCAGTTGCTGCCTTTGCTCGACGACTACGACCACGCCTGCGCTGAGCACGGTGTGACCGGTGGCGACTTCCGATTGCTCGCCGACAAGGCGTATTCACACCCGAGCACGCGCACCGAATTACGTTCCCGAAGAATCAAGCACACGATTCCCGAACGCAAAGACCAGATCGCCCGGCGCAAGGCCAAGGGATCGGCCGGGGGTCGCCCACCGGCGTTCGACGCCGAGCTCTACGGTCTGCGCAACACCGTCGAACGAGGCTACAACCGGCTCAAGCAATGGCGCGGTATCGCGACCCGCTACGACAAATACGCCCTGACCTACCTCGGCGGTGTCCTATTGGCCTGCGCCGTAATCCATTCCCGCGTCGGAAACAACCAATTGGGAGACACGCCCTAGGTCGGCGGCCTCGCGGACCCGGCGGGCGGCCTGGGGGCGCGAGATCGAGGTGGCCTCGGCGATGGCGTGGGAGAGCTTGCCGCCCAACTCTTCCGCGCTGGCCTGATGGGCCAGGGTGTTGATCACCGCATGCTCGAGGGCGGGCAGGCGCCGGCGCACCTTTTCCACCCGCCCCAGCCAGGCCAGCAACTCCGGGGTGGTCAACGCCTCGCAGTCGAACCTCAGCAGCGTGTCCAGGTCGGCATCCAGGGCGTCGAACGCCGCACCCAGCTCCTCCCGATCAACACTCACACCGTCAAACTATGCGCACCCACCGACAACAAACCCCGGAATGTGACCACAGAAACCAAAGTGACACAAGTTTTTTCACGCCGAGAAGTCGATCAGCACCTCGGCGCCCCCGTCGGTGATGTGCACGGTGTCGCGGCGAAAGACCGCCCCGACGCCCTGCTGCCACACGTAGCCGGTGAGGGCCAGCACCATTCCGGCGTCCAGTCGATCGTGTTCACCTGCGGCGCAGAGTTCTTCGGAGACCACCGGCGGATCGAACCCCAGTCCGAGCCCGTGCGCAACCGGCATCGGCGGCAGCGGCTCGCCTGCGTCCTCATACGCCGCGAGCAGCCCATCGGCACGCGCGCCCGGCCGGCAGGCGGCAAGCATCCTGTCGTACAACGCATCCGAGCGCCCGAACAGCTCGCGAGCACAACTGTCCATCGCGTCACCCGCGGGCCGGGTCCGGCCCAGCTCGGCCACATACCCGTCCGCCAGGGCACCGGCGGCGAAAGCGACAAGGTCACCTTCACGAACCGGGCCGTCGGCCCGCCGCCACGGGTGTTCCCGCGAGGTCGCCCAGGCGGTGTCCTGGGTGGCCGGCGTGCTCACCCCGCCCGCGGCCATGGCCTCCAAAACGGTCGCGGCCAGGCTCCGTTCGGACCGCCCCGGTCGCAGTGCGGCTAGGCCGGCGGCCAGTCCCTGCTCGGCGACGCGGAGCGCC is part of the Mycobacterium sp. HUMS_12744610 genome and encodes:
- a CDS encoding enoyl-CoA hydratase/isomerase family protein, translated to MPEYDYEKMKKEAEQYIKFEKDKKNRIAYITFNRPEELNSTTLGMRQNYADLIHKCNVDDDVKVVVIRGEGQDFGSGGDLPEQRGMLENPGMPLLHELAINDEDVKYPPGGSYRYLSTVTDFYAKARAGNRPLQELRKISIIEAKGYCYGWHFYQAGDADLVVASDDALFGHPAFRYVGWGPRLWWWAETMGLRKFSEMLFTGRPFSAKEMYECGFVNSVVPRDKLEDETLKYAMACSRSRPTDTVAVQKTFLELYKQHKGEYFGSLLTGMVEGMLPMIANDAEEVDLTAGTFEKGLNNVVKDNDMNFPPEWRLSRSGRQKP
- a CDS encoding CaiB/BaiF CoA transferase family protein, with amino-acid sequence MSALSGLRVVELADSVAGEYCGKLLADFGAEVIKVEPPGCGSRTRAMAPVIGAGPEGSGLFAYLNTNKQSVVLDTGRVDRLIGTADAVIEDRATDWSARYPGVVFCSITPFGSGMPTEFDNAKSINVFHASGWGYHTPSHADPGKPPLQGPGRFLADYEAGLDAALCIAASLFGRLHTGRGEAIDISQQAVLVSRADCILGRLVTGEVPAEGDRGDYDQAGPASFFACADGFVYLYMTSRAHWTGVKQLLGQPDWLDAFDDDWLEFSVTADKVAEFQRGFSAWVRHLGKDDAADAAQRLGVPLVPVNGAADLHRSPQYRHRHFFQRVHHPVLGDAEYPTVPYALGASPAVITTAAPLLGQHTASVLERLDAPRPGPAVRSAQPKPSRASRGGPLAGVRVVELTKVWAGPYAGKLLALLGAEVIKVETAGSPEEMRAYGGTDINHAPFFLSINPEILSVDLDIKSAEGMARLRELIACSDVVVNNLRPGAMERQRLGYRELAAIKPDIISVSIKMWGNEGPLGHQTGYAPCFAALAGIASLVGYPGGPPLGTSMRYGDSTVGAAAAYAAVVALLHREFSGEGQFVDVSAVETLSTMIGDSLVAQTLTGNPLGPMGNRHPDMCPHGCYPCSDGGWVAVAVAGDAEWRRLCAVLDATALAGDPRYATTAARQRHAEALDAALTDLTRLHDAEGLAHRLRAAGVPATKSATALDVIADQGLWDRELYRFVSDHREGQRPIVGASWRLARSPALVARGAPDLGEDTDYVLGAILGAGSRTGGADRT
- a CDS encoding SDR family NAD(P)-dependent oxidoreductase; this translates as MTTTLAGTAALVTGASSGIGAATARSLAAQGAAVALVARRGDRLAELQNEIESAGGTALVVPADVTDADQVADAVRRTVAELGRIDILVNNAGMMQSGPAAEAPLQDWDAMVSVNVRGVLYATRAALPHLIDAAADSPRGVADLVTISSTAGWVARPGTAVYSLTKFGVNAFSEGIRQELIGQHVRVGVVGPGTVDTEIFDHLAASSREAFERRTAGMVKLRPDDIADAVLYMVTRDRRVAVNHMLVRAAEQTW
- a CDS encoding DUF4189 domain-containing protein, with protein sequence MFKLSASAVITAFCAVAVAAPAHADGDYIVMAGSDSTHTFETTVGGSLASLDHVEAYALNQCATRHGATDCRILVAGEGGCVALSDDGPKLLGAWGATREDAIAAVVAKVGRPGATADNAYCVGDPGLGGGPSGGSFWTTQ
- a CDS encoding helix-turn-helix domain-containing protein, translated to MSEANSGGDRSHRRPKRFLSPSQKYEIWLQLVRQEVTIAEAAANHQVDRTTIMRIRTIAKEGALAALAAAKPGAAARQRDYELDAAKAENARLSEALKEMAVRLTLVEGKGRWG
- a CDS encoding transposase translates to MATKTALLGLLDQAVDEGWTLRQACHALELGELRAHRWIARRAIGQLVDKIPGGSPMHGLLDEEVSEILALFDQWGETDRSHRKLAHRGSYLGRVWVSPSSVRRVLFLADKHFRPLPKPGRSQRKPFPDWVDYKPNSIWIYDTTHFTRAGMAVLIIQDLVSRKWITEVVSAEETSTQVEIGFTDALDIEGLLQAVERRADGLVDIGIDDQARPILLAVSDNGPQMTSGSTREFMAMSAIAQHFGRPGTPTDQAWIESFNGHLKAEFPHLLAIEDPATLRAELAVTRQFWNGVRLHAGIGYVTPNDEHEGRGEAIRKARQAGLESARNRRLAWHRQQRHTQPIQDPDDVV
- a CDS encoding DUF222 domain-containing protein; this translates as MSVDREELGAAFDALDADLDTLLRFDCEALTTPELLAWLGRVEKVRRRLPALEHAVINTLAHQASAEELGGKLSHAIAEATSISRPQAARRVREAADLGRVSQLVVSDAGMDYGAGQ
- a CDS encoding M24 family metallopeptidase, with product MATEVLPDERALRLARRERALAQMDAHDLDILVLGRQANIRYVTGTPQLWIAGTRPFGPMCVMMRTSGEIYLNSTDDEGVPEEIGRDHLYGLAWNPMTLIDVLKKIDGAETARRVGTDAITPTFAALLPEAFPNAAVVDGEPTMRAARRIKTAEEVAAMGTALRVAEQGLAAGLAALRPGRSERSLAATVLEAMAAGGVSTPATQDTAWATSREHPWRRADGPVREGDLVAFAAGALADGYVAELGRTRPAGDAMDSCARELFGRSDALYDRMLAACRPGARADGLLAAYEDAGEPLPPMPVAHGLGLGFDPPVVSEELCAAGEHDRLDAGMVLALTGYVWQQGVGAVFRRDTVHITDGGAEVLIDFSA